In Edaphobacter paludis, a single window of DNA contains:
- a CDS encoding efflux RND transporter permease subunit — protein MNISAPFIHRPVATTLLTIAIAVVGGIAFTVLPVSPLPQVDFPTISVNAGLPGASAEIMASSVATPLERQFGHIAGVTEMTSSSSLGSTQITIQFDLSRNIDGAARDVQAAINAARTYLPANLPGNPTYRKVNPADAAIMILTLTSDKYDPGKVYDEASTVLQQKLSQIEGVGQVNVGGGALPSVRVEVNPTKLASYGLTMANLQSQLSLQNSALAKGQITDGNITADILANDQISKAADYKPLIVGYKNGAAIHLSDVADVIDSVENIRNGGYLNGKRAINIIIHRQPGANIIDTNDRILESIPSMKASIPQGIDITVMLDRTTTIRASVHDVEWTLMLSIVLVILVVFVFLRNVRSTLIPAVAVPVSLIGTLAVMYLCGYSIDNLSLMALTISTGFVVDDAIVVMENITRHLEAGMGAFAATLKGAQEIGFTVMSISFSLIAVFIPLILMGGIVGRLFREFAITLSTAILVSMVISLTTTPTMCAYILKDEHKQKHGRLYLANERFFEWVLSLYRRSLHWVLENPGLTLTVLFLTILLNVAIVIKIPKGFFPQQDTGAIAGGIQGPQDASFPAMDSATKQVEDVVMKDPAVQTVIAFTGGGNTGFVYITLKPLDVRKIGAPEVINRLRPKLNKLTGASTFLQASQDLRIGGRSSAALYQYTLQADNIADLAKWGPLVLAQMKHLPGLQDVNSDQQNGGLDILVHYDRVKAASLGQTAQSLDSSLYSAFGQSEVSVIYTQLNQYYVVLEVAPQYWQSPEGLKNIYLRSGRSTNLTATANAPITTMATYHADTIPLDLPHTGLFPSNTISFNLAPGVSLSDATLAIDQMQERMGIPSTVHGFFAGTLQAYQDSLGSEPMLVLTAIFAVYIVLGILYESLVHPITILSTLPSASVGAMLALLLFHEDLNVISIIGIVLLIGIVKKNAIMMIDFALQAEREQGMNPEEAIFEACMLRFRPILMTTTAAMFGAIPLAFGTGMGSELRRPLGITIVGGLLVSQLLTLYTTPVVYLTLDRIRLRIQGRKHGAFHPAASPTPATD, from the coding sequence ATGAACATTTCAGCTCCCTTCATCCACCGGCCTGTGGCCACGACTCTGCTTACTATCGCTATTGCGGTCGTCGGTGGAATTGCGTTCACTGTACTTCCTGTATCGCCCCTGCCTCAGGTTGATTTTCCTACCATTTCCGTCAACGCAGGTCTCCCGGGAGCCAGCGCGGAGATCATGGCCTCGTCCGTGGCCACACCGCTCGAACGGCAGTTCGGCCATATCGCCGGTGTCACCGAGATGACCTCTTCAAGTAGTCTCGGCTCGACACAGATCACCATCCAGTTCGACTTGAGCCGTAATATCGACGGGGCCGCACGCGATGTCCAGGCGGCCATTAACGCGGCCCGGACGTATCTCCCTGCCAACCTTCCGGGAAATCCCACCTATCGCAAGGTTAACCCGGCGGACGCCGCGATCATGATCCTGACTCTTACGTCCGATAAGTACGATCCGGGCAAAGTCTACGATGAGGCCTCGACAGTCCTTCAACAGAAGCTGTCCCAGATCGAGGGCGTCGGTCAGGTCAATGTTGGCGGCGGAGCGCTTCCTTCCGTTCGCGTCGAGGTCAACCCCACCAAGCTTGCAAGCTATGGCCTCACCATGGCGAATCTTCAGTCGCAGCTCAGCTTACAGAACTCCGCTCTTGCTAAAGGTCAGATCACCGACGGCAATATCACCGCGGACATTCTGGCCAATGATCAGATCTCGAAGGCCGCGGATTACAAGCCCCTCATCGTCGGCTATAAGAATGGTGCAGCCATCCATCTGTCCGACGTCGCGGACGTCATCGACTCCGTGGAGAACATCCGTAACGGCGGATACCTCAACGGCAAACGCGCCATCAACATCATCATCCACCGCCAGCCCGGCGCAAATATCATCGACACTAACGATCGAATCCTGGAATCGATTCCTTCCATGAAGGCTTCGATTCCACAGGGGATCGATATCACCGTCATGCTCGACCGCACCACGACCATCCGGGCTTCGGTCCACGATGTTGAGTGGACGCTGATGCTTTCGATTGTTCTCGTCATCCTGGTCGTCTTCGTCTTTCTTCGCAATGTCCGTTCCACGCTGATCCCCGCTGTTGCCGTCCCCGTCTCTCTCATCGGCACGCTGGCAGTCATGTATCTCTGCGGTTACAGCATCGACAACCTGTCGCTGATGGCACTCACCATCTCTACCGGCTTCGTCGTCGACGACGCCATTGTCGTCATGGAGAACATCACCCGCCATCTTGAAGCCGGAATGGGTGCTTTTGCCGCCACCTTGAAGGGTGCCCAGGAGATCGGCTTCACCGTGATGTCCATCAGCTTCTCGCTCATCGCGGTATTCATTCCGCTGATTCTCATGGGCGGAATCGTTGGCCGCCTCTTTCGTGAATTTGCCATCACTCTCTCTACTGCCATCCTCGTTTCGATGGTCATCTCTCTCACCACTACGCCTACCATGTGCGCGTACATCCTCAAAGACGAGCACAAACAAAAGCATGGCCGCCTCTACCTGGCCAATGAGCGGTTCTTCGAGTGGGTGCTGTCGCTCTATCGCCGCAGCCTCCACTGGGTCCTGGAAAATCCCGGCCTCACCCTGACGGTCCTCTTCCTGACCATCCTTCTCAACGTTGCCATCGTCATCAAAATCCCCAAGGGCTTCTTCCCTCAGCAGGATACCGGCGCAATCGCCGGAGGAATCCAGGGCCCGCAGGACGCATCTTTTCCTGCGATGGACTCCGCCACAAAGCAGGTAGAAGATGTCGTGATGAAAGACCCTGCCGTGCAGACCGTGATCGCATTCACCGGCGGCGGCAACACCGGCTTCGTCTACATCACGCTCAAGCCGCTCGACGTTCGCAAGATTGGCGCTCCCGAAGTGATCAATCGCCTTCGCCCCAAGCTGAATAAACTTACCGGAGCTTCGACTTTTCTCCAGGCCTCACAAGATCTTCGCATCGGCGGGCGCTCCAGCGCGGCACTCTACCAGTACACCCTGCAGGCGGACAACATCGCCGACCTGGCAAAATGGGGCCCGCTCGTCCTTGCCCAGATGAAACACCTGCCTGGCTTGCAGGACGTCAACAGCGATCAGCAGAACGGCGGCCTGGATATCCTGGTGCACTACGATCGCGTCAAGGCTGCAAGTTTAGGCCAGACTGCTCAGTCCCTTGACTCGTCTCTCTACAGCGCCTTCGGTCAATCTGAAGTCTCTGTTATCTACACGCAGCTCAACCAGTACTACGTCGTCCTTGAGGTCGCCCCACAATACTGGCAAAGCCCCGAAGGCCTCAAAAATATCTACCTGCGTTCTGGCCGAAGCACCAACCTGACAGCAACCGCCAACGCACCCATTACCACGATGGCTACGTACCACGCGGACACCATTCCCCTGGATCTGCCCCACACCGGCCTCTTCCCTTCAAACACCATCTCGTTCAATCTCGCGCCCGGCGTCTCGCTCAGCGACGCGACGCTCGCTATCGACCAGATGCAGGAGCGAATGGGGATTCCCTCCACCGTCCACGGCTTCTTCGCCGGTACGCTGCAGGCCTATCAGGATTCTCTCGGCAGTGAGCCGATGCTCGTCCTGACCGCCATCTTCGCGGTCTACATCGTACTCGGCATCCTTTATGAAAGCCTCGTGCATCCCATCACCATTCTCTCGACGCTGCCCTCGGCCAGCGTCGGCGCGATGCTCGCTCTTCTCCTCTTCCACGAGGACCTCAACGTCATCTCCATCATCGGCATCGTCTTGCTGATCGGCATCGTTAAAAAGAACGCCATCATGATGATCGACTTTGCCCTCCAGGCCGAACGCGAACAAGGAATGAATCCTGAGGAAGCTATCTTTGAAGCCTGTATGCTGCGATTCCGCCCCATCCTGATGACTACGACCGCCGCTATGTTCGGAGCTATCCCTCTGGCCTTTGGGACCGGCATGGGCTCCGAGCTTCGCCGCCCACTTGGCATCACGATCGTAGGAGGCCTGCTGGTGAGCCAGCTCCTCACGCTCTACACCACACCCGTTGTCTATCTCACTCTCGATCGCATTCGTCTTCGCATCCAGGGCAGAAAACATGGCGCCTTTCACCCTGCGGCCAGCCCAACCCCTGCAACAGATTAG
- a CDS encoding efflux RND transporter permease subunit codes for MSPSRPFILRPVATSLLMAAIMLVGIVGYTQLPVSALPEVNYPTIQVVTFYPGASPEVVATTVTAPLERQFGQLQGLSQMTSSSSGGNSVIVLQFSLDLDIDVAEEEVQSGINASQSFLPANLPSPPIYNKTNPADAPILTLAITSKTLPLSQVEDLIDTRFAPKISQLSGVGLVSISGGQKPAVRIQVNPSALSSYGIDLEALRTAVSQASVNAAKGNFDGPRQDYQIDANDQLVTSGDYKKVVVAYRNGAPVMLTDVATIVDGVENSVQAAWMNQTPAVIVNIQRQPGGNTISVVKSIKKILPQLQADLPTGIQITTLTDLTTGIQASVKDVEFELLLTIALVVMVIFLFLRNLYATIIPSVAVPLSLVGTFAVMYALGYSLDNLSLMALTISTGFVVDDAIVMIENISRYLEAGDSPMEAAFKGAEQIGFTIMSLTVSLIAVLIPLLFMGDIVGRLFREFAVTLAVTIIISAVVSLTLTPMMASRILKHTPPEEQGRFFKSSERVFESMIAFYGRTLEVVLRYRTTTLLVALGTLVFTVLLYIIIPKGFFPVQDTGVIQAISQAAPTIGSQSMATKQKALAKVILEDPAVQSVSSFIGADGTNTTINSGRMSINLKPLSQRSLSASDVIRRLQTKLNQVQGIELYMQPVQNITVDDRVSRTQYQYTLEDPDQNELNEWTAKFVNKLKQLPQIEDVATDQQTGGLAIDLVIDRATASRLGIAPTTIDNTLYDAFGQRQINTMYTQLNQYHVILEAQPQFQLDPNMLSHLYIQSNAAAGTSGAGGSSASGRGSTSAGSNALTTSALYTPSSNTLAPPPSPLTSSADAISQGAGFAGGTSSATSNAVPFSAFSHFERTTEPLSITHQGQFPAITVSFNLAPNGSLGGAIDSITKVQKDMHMPASLQADFQGTAASFRNSLSNEPLLILAALVTVYIVLGVLYESFIHPITILSTLPSAGVGAFLALIIFHQSLSIVAIIGLVLLIGIVEKNGIMMVDFALEAERERGKNATEAIYEACLLRFRPIMMTTMAALLAGVPLAFGSGEGSELRKPLGIAMVGGLILSQVLTLYTTPVIYIFFDGIATRLSSKRGSPHPDREPQSAGQP; via the coding sequence TTGAGTCCCTCACGCCCGTTTATTCTTCGCCCCGTTGCAACGTCGCTGCTTATGGCGGCAATTATGTTGGTGGGTATCGTTGGTTACACGCAGTTGCCTGTCTCCGCCCTGCCCGAAGTGAACTACCCCACGATTCAGGTCGTCACTTTTTATCCCGGAGCGAGTCCTGAAGTCGTAGCCACTACAGTTACTGCACCGCTCGAACGACAATTCGGCCAGCTACAGGGCCTCAGCCAGATGACCTCCAGCAGCTCCGGAGGCAACTCTGTCATCGTTCTCCAGTTCAGTCTCGATCTCGACATCGACGTTGCGGAAGAGGAGGTGCAGTCAGGCATCAATGCGTCGCAAAGTTTTCTTCCGGCCAACCTGCCTTCACCGCCTATCTACAACAAAACGAATCCCGCAGATGCGCCGATCCTGACGCTTGCTATCACCTCGAAGACGCTGCCGCTCTCGCAGGTCGAGGACCTTATCGACACCCGCTTTGCGCCGAAGATCTCGCAACTCAGCGGGGTCGGCCTGGTCAGCATCAGCGGCGGCCAGAAGCCCGCAGTGCGCATCCAGGTCAATCCCTCGGCACTGTCTTCCTACGGCATCGATCTTGAGGCCCTCCGCACCGCCGTTTCACAAGCCAGCGTCAACGCCGCCAAGGGAAACTTCGATGGTCCGCGTCAGGACTATCAGATCGACGCTAACGACCAGCTTGTCACCAGCGGCGACTATAAGAAGGTCGTCGTCGCCTATCGCAACGGCGCGCCAGTGATGCTCACCGACGTAGCCACCATTGTGGATGGCGTTGAAAACAGCGTTCAGGCCGCGTGGATGAACCAGACACCGGCTGTCATCGTCAACATTCAGCGGCAGCCCGGCGGCAATACGATCAGCGTGGTCAAGAGCATCAAGAAGATCTTGCCGCAACTGCAGGCAGATCTCCCTACGGGCATCCAGATCACTACGCTCACCGATCTGACGACAGGCATCCAGGCCTCCGTCAAGGACGTAGAGTTTGAGCTGCTACTTACCATCGCCCTTGTAGTGATGGTCATTTTCCTCTTTTTGAGGAATCTCTATGCCACCATTATCCCCAGCGTCGCCGTGCCTTTGTCCCTGGTCGGAACCTTTGCGGTCATGTACGCATTGGGCTACAGTCTCGACAACTTATCACTCATGGCGCTCACCATCTCCACCGGCTTCGTCGTGGATGATGCCATCGTCATGATCGAAAATATCTCTCGTTATCTCGAAGCGGGCGACTCACCGATGGAAGCGGCATTCAAGGGTGCCGAGCAGATTGGCTTCACCATCATGTCTTTGACGGTGTCGCTCATCGCTGTCTTGATCCCGCTGCTGTTCATGGGAGACATCGTTGGCCGTCTCTTCCGAGAGTTCGCCGTCACCCTCGCCGTCACCATTATCATCTCCGCGGTGGTCTCGCTAACGCTTACGCCGATGATGGCATCACGCATCCTCAAGCACACTCCGCCCGAGGAACAGGGCCGCTTCTTCAAGTCTTCCGAACGCGTCTTCGAGAGCATGATCGCCTTTTACGGGCGTACGCTCGAGGTCGTTCTTCGCTATCGGACCACCACGCTGCTTGTAGCTCTTGGAACGCTCGTGTTTACGGTCTTGCTTTACATCATCATACCCAAAGGCTTTTTTCCGGTTCAGGATACCGGCGTTATCCAGGCCATCTCGCAGGCCGCGCCGACCATTGGCTCTCAATCGATGGCGACCAAGCAGAAGGCGCTTGCGAAGGTCATTCTTGAGGACCCGGCGGTTCAAAGCGTCTCGTCATTTATTGGTGCTGACGGAACCAATACCACCATTAACAGCGGCAGAATGTCGATCAACCTTAAGCCACTGTCTCAGCGAAGCCTGAGCGCCTCGGATGTCATCCGACGGTTACAGACGAAGCTCAACCAGGTGCAGGGCATCGAGCTCTACATGCAGCCGGTGCAGAACATCACCGTCGATGACCGTGTCAGCCGCACGCAATATCAGTACACACTCGAAGACCCCGACCAAAACGAGTTGAACGAGTGGACAGCCAAATTCGTCAATAAGCTGAAGCAGTTGCCGCAGATTGAAGACGTCGCCACGGACCAGCAAACGGGAGGCCTGGCCATCGATCTCGTCATCGACCGTGCCACCGCATCCCGCCTCGGCATCGCTCCCACCACGATCGACAACACGCTCTACGATGCCTTTGGCCAGCGTCAGATCAACACGATGTACACGCAGCTCAATCAGTATCACGTCATCCTTGAGGCCCAGCCGCAGTTCCAGCTCGACCCCAATATGCTCAGTCATCTATATATCCAGTCCAACGCCGCTGCTGGAACTAGCGGTGCCGGTGGCTCGTCGGCATCAGGCCGCGGATCTACGTCGGCAGGATCAAACGCGCTGACTACCTCCGCGCTCTACACCCCTTCATCAAACACGCTCGCTCCACCTCCCAGTCCGCTCACATCGAGCGCAGACGCCATCAGTCAGGGCGCGGGGTTTGCCGGAGGCACCAGCTCCGCAACCAGCAACGCCGTCCCTTTCAGCGCCTTCTCGCACTTCGAGCGCACGACAGAACCGCTCTCCATCACCCATCAGGGACAGTTTCCGGCAATCACCGTCTCCTTTAATCTTGCTCCGAACGGCTCACTGGGCGGCGCCATCGATTCCATTACCAAAGTGCAGAAAGACATGCACATGCCGGCGAGCCTTCAGGCAGATTTCCAGGGAACAGCCGCGTCCTTCCGCAACTCGCTATCGAATGAACCACTGCTCATTCTCGCCGCGCTCGTCACCGTGTACATTGTGCTTGGCGTCCTCTACGAGAGCTTTATCCATCCCATCACTATTCTTTCCACACTTCCCTCTGCCGGCGTTGGCGCGTTTCTCGCGCTCATCATCTTTCATCAGTCCCTCAGCATCGTCGCGATCATAGGACTGGTTCTACTGATAGGTATTGTTGAGAAGAACGGCATCATGATGGTGGACTTCGCCCTCGAAGCCGAGCGGGAGCGCGGCAAAAATGCCACCGAGGCCATCTACGAGGCGTGCCTACTCCGCTTCCGCCCGATCATGATGACCACGATGGCGGCGCTGCTGGCTGGTGTCCCGCTCGCCTTCGGCTCAGGCGAAGGCTCTGAGCTGCGCAAGCCGCTCGGCATCGCCATGGTGGGCGGCCTGATTCTCAGCCAGGTGCTTACTCTCTACACCACCCCTGTCATCTATATCTTCTTCGATGGCATCGCGACTCGTCTCTCCAGCAAGCGGGGAAGCCCGCATCCGGACAGAGAGCCGCAATCCGCAGGGCAGCCATGA
- a CDS encoding efflux RND transporter periplasmic adaptor subunit, with protein sequence MSPDSQEHPTISPDHQLPAPAPDHQKHQKHEKHHKTVRIIVWVVILLIFAIGFFLIMRRSNDPAKQPSRRGAGGTATITTATAQKGDIGVYLDAIGTITPVHMASITSQVNGIVTAVHYQEGQIVRQGAPLIDIDSRTYRATLLQAQGILQRDENILAQAKMDLTRYQDAWNRNAIPKQTLDDQGKIVLQDEGTVKNDQGAVQFDQVQVDYCHITAPFTGRIGLRLVDPGNVVQSSGGTTLAVITQIQPITAIFTIAEDNLGQVQPRLRQRTKLPVYVFDRTSLNKIATGTLLTLDNQIDTTTGTVKARASFDNKDGILFPNEFVNTRLLVNTLHGVTLLPSSAIQHNGQQAFVYIIQDNTAHVRTVKPGVTDENTTQVEGISPGDVVADSSFEKLQENSKVTISHKPPVAASTTTGSEAP encoded by the coding sequence TTGTCACCCGATTCACAGGAACACCCCACTATCAGCCCGGACCACCAACTCCCGGCTCCTGCTCCGGATCACCAGAAGCACCAGAAGCACGAGAAGCACCACAAGACCGTCCGGATTATCGTTTGGGTCGTTATCCTTTTGATCTTTGCGATAGGATTCTTCCTGATTATGCGTCGTTCTAACGACCCGGCGAAGCAGCCCTCGCGCCGCGGCGCGGGTGGAACGGCCACTATCACCACTGCTACGGCGCAGAAGGGCGACATTGGCGTTTACCTCGACGCGATCGGCACCATCACGCCGGTTCATATGGCATCGATCACCAGCCAGGTAAACGGAATCGTTACAGCCGTACATTACCAAGAGGGACAGATCGTCCGGCAGGGCGCTCCTTTGATTGACATCGACTCACGCACTTACCGTGCCACACTGCTGCAGGCACAGGGCATTCTGCAGAGGGATGAAAATATCCTCGCCCAGGCAAAGATGGACCTGACCCGCTATCAAGACGCTTGGAACCGTAATGCGATTCCGAAGCAGACACTCGACGATCAGGGAAAAATCGTTCTTCAGGACGAAGGGACTGTTAAAAACGACCAGGGCGCGGTGCAGTTCGACCAGGTCCAGGTTGATTACTGCCACATTACTGCGCCCTTCACCGGCAGGATCGGTCTGCGGCTGGTTGATCCGGGCAACGTCGTGCAGTCTTCAGGCGGGACCACGCTCGCGGTCATCACCCAGATACAGCCCATTACCGCCATCTTCACGATTGCCGAAGACAATCTCGGCCAGGTCCAGCCTCGTCTTCGCCAGCGAACAAAGCTTCCTGTCTATGTCTTCGACCGAACCTCTCTGAATAAAATTGCCACCGGCACGCTGCTTACTCTCGATAACCAGATTGACACAACCACCGGAACCGTCAAGGCGCGCGCCTCTTTCGATAATAAAGACGGCATTCTCTTTCCCAACGAGTTCGTCAACACGCGGTTATTGGTAAACACTCTCCACGGTGTAACCCTGCTTCCCTCCTCCGCCATTCAACATAATGGGCAGCAGGCTTTTGTCTACATTATTCAAGACAATACGGCCCATGTTCGCACAGTGAAGCCGGGCGTGACGGACGAAAACACCACCCAGGTCGAAGGGATTAGCCCTGGTGACGTCGTTGCCGACAGCAGCTTCGAAAAGCTGCAGGAGAACTCCAAGGTCACCATTTCGCATAAACCGCCTGTCGCCGCCAGCACCACCACCGGGAGTGAAGCTCCTTGA